In Oxyura jamaicensis isolate SHBP4307 breed ruddy duck chromosome 21, BPBGC_Ojam_1.0, whole genome shotgun sequence, a single genomic region encodes these proteins:
- the C21H1orf50 gene encoding uncharacterized protein C1orf50 homolog, whose protein sequence is MAAAEGAESGGGGAGLALAVGGAGRAARVGDPGDLVALARQVQQAGDFVRANACNRLTVIADQIRYLQEQAQKVLEEANRDADLHHVACNFVKKPGNIYYLYRRESGQRYFSLLSPKEWGTSPHEFLGAYKLQHDMSWTPFEDIERRDAEINILDKLLSRQAVLPPCTEPNFQGLTK, encoded by the exons atggcggcggcggagggAGCAGAgtccggcggcggcggcgcgggccTGGCCCTGGCGGTGGGCGGTGCCGGGCGGGCGGCCCGCGTCGGGGACCCGGGGGACCTGGTGGCCCTGGCCCGGCAGGTGCAGCAG GCGGGTGACTTTGTCCGAGCGAACGCCTGCAACCGCCTGACCGTCATTGCCGACCAGATCCGGtatctgcaggagcaggctcagAAG GTATTGGAGGAAGCTAACAGAGATGCTGATCTGCACCATGTGGCCTGCAACTTTGTGAAGAAGCCAGGAAACATTTACTACCTGTATAGGCGGGAGAGTGGCCAAAGATACTTCTCCCTCCTGTCTCCCAAG GAGTGGGGCACCAGTCCCCACGAGTTTCTCGGTGCCTATAAGCTCCAGCACGACATGTCCTGGACTCCGTTTGAGGACATCGAGAGGCGAGATGCTGAAATCAACATCCTGGACAAGCTGCTGAGCCGGCAGGCGGTGCTGCCCCCGTGTACAGAGCCCAACTTCCAGGGTCTCACCAAGTGA